The Terriglobales bacterium DNA segment CTTGATTGACTATGCACTTGGGAACGCAGTCCCTGCTACCCCCAAGAGCGGATACGCTTTTGTGGCGGCAAACTCCAATGGTGGACAGAGCTTTGTCGAGGGTGGCACGCCGGTTACTCTGGGAAGAACCGGAAATAAATCATTCTGCGCAATTGAGGATGGCGTTGTGCATTTTGATCCTACTGGCGCTGCTGCCGGCACCACAGGTGCAACTGCCTGCATTGCGTTGTCACCGATTGGCCAGTAAGTCAGTTCGAAGTTTGGCAAAGTACCTGGGGTTGTGGTGCTTGCCCTCCCGTCTGTCGGGCAAGCAGGCAACTCCATGTTTCTTTGCAGTTAAAGGTTCTGACATTTCTAACTGTTTTCATTTGTCAGATTTCAGGAATTCAAGGTTAGAGACATGGCGTGATCTCAACTAAGGAAACTGTTCCTTTACGGAACTAGGCAACAATTCCCATCCTCATGCCCACGCGCTGCAACGTCTCCAGCGCTTTTTCCAACTGCTCGCGCGTGTGGGTCGCGCTCATGATGGTACGGATGCGGGCTTTGCCCTCGGGCACGGTGGGAAAAGCAATGCCGGTGCCCAGCACGCCTTCTTTGAACAGTTCACGGCTAAACTCCATGGCCAGGCGGCCTTCGCCTACGATGATCGGCGTTATCGGAGTTTCGCTGGCGGGAGTATTCACACCGCCGATGTTGAAGCCCAGACGGCCTAATTCTTTTTTGAAGAAGCGGGTGTTCTCCCAAAGCTTTTCAATGCGCTCGGGCTCTTCTTCCAAAACCTCGAAGGCCGCGATGCAGGTGGCGGCCACGGAAGGCGGATGCGATGTCGAAAACAGGAATGGCCGGGCGCGGTGATAAAGAAATTCGATCAGATCACGCGAGCCGCATACATATCCGCCGAGTGCGCCGACGGCCTTGGAGAGCGTGCCTACTTGCACGTCCACGCGGCCATGCACATTGAAGTGGTCAATCGTCCCACGGCCATTGCGCCCCAGGACGCCTGAAGCATGGGCGTCATCCACCATCATGATGGCGCCGTACTTTTCCGCCAGATCGCAGAGTGCAGGCAGCGGGCCGATGTCGCCATCCATGGAAAAGACGCCGTCGGTGATAAGCAGCTTGCGTCCCGGCTGATCTTTGATAGAAGCCAACTGCTCTTCCGCGTGTGCCGCGTCCTTGTGGCGAAAGACCAGGATCTTGGCGCGTGAGAGCCGCGCCCCATCAATGATGCTGGCATGGTTAAGTTCATCAGAGATGATGAAATCTTCTTTGCCCAAAATCGCCGAGACCGTGCCGGCATTGGCGGCGAATCCCGATTGAAAAACCACGCAAGCTTCCACATTCTTGAAGCGGGCAATTTTCTCTTCCAGCTCCATGTGGATCTTCATGGTGCCGGCAATAGTGCGCACCGCGCCCGAACCTACGCCGTATTTGCGCGTGGCCTCCAGCGCTGCTTCGCGCAGCTTGGGATGCGTGGTCAGGCCAAGATAATTGTTCGATGCAAGATTGATGACCTTCTTGCCGTCAAAGGTACAGACCGGCTCCTGCTCGTCTTCCAGCACGCGCAGCTTGAAGTAGGTCCCTTTGTTCTTGAGTTCGTTGAGTTGGTCGGTGAGATAAGAGAGTTGCGGGCGAGTGGAGGTGATGGCCATAAGGCTTTAATATTCAACCTTCAAAAAGTTGTGATGCGAGTGCATCGCGTTCGCACTTCAAATAAGCAGCCACATCAGTGAGTATGCGGTTAAGCGTTCCCACTTTCAGAAAGTTGTGATCAGGAATTGTAATATGGTGCTGAGTTCCCATGTATTGCGAAGTGAGCCGCATATGGCTGCCTTCTTGTCGTGTAATTTGATATCCAAAGCGCTGTAGAAGTTTTGCCAGATCTCAGCCAC contains these protein-coding regions:
- a CDS encoding glycine C-acetyltransferase — protein: MAITSTRPQLSYLTDQLNELKNKGTYFKLRVLEDEQEPVCTFDGKKVINLASNNYLGLTTHPKLREAALEATRKYGVGSGAVRTIAGTMKIHMELEEKIARFKNVEACVVFQSGFAANAGTVSAILGKEDFIISDELNHASIIDGARLSRAKILVFRHKDAAHAEEQLASIKDQPGRKLLITDGVFSMDGDIGPLPALCDLAEKYGAIMMVDDAHASGVLGRNGRGTIDHFNVHGRVDVQVGTLSKAVGALGGYVCGSRDLIEFLYHRARPFLFSTSHPPSVAATCIAAFEVLEEEPERIEKLWENTRFFKKELGRLGFNIGGVNTPASETPITPIIVGEGRLAMEFSRELFKEGVLGTGIAFPTVPEGKARIRTIMSATHTREQLEKALETLQRVGMRMGIVA